The following proteins are co-located in the Paenibacillus sp. JNUCC32 genome:
- a CDS encoding carbohydrate ABC transporter permease, which yields MSRSTVRESAADRIFLGIVYLFLSVVLIVILFPLLHIVSASFSSPGAVSSGKVWLWPVDVTLIGYKAVFQNSNILIGFGNSLFYAVVGTLVNVAFTVMLAYPLARKTFYVRNLIMMLLVFTMFFDGGLIPNYLLVKSLGMLDTRWAMIIPGALAVFQVIIARTFFQTTIPEELAEAAEMDGSSDITFFLKIVLPLSKPILAVLALMYAVGHWNSYFNALIYLKDSSLFPLQIFLRDILILNSVSAEMVTNVNELLVREGLKDLLKYSLIVVASAPVLVIYPFVQKYFVKGVMIGSLKG from the coding sequence ATGAGCAGATCAACCGTACGGGAGTCCGCTGCAGACCGGATTTTCCTTGGTATCGTGTATTTGTTTCTATCCGTCGTCCTGATTGTCATCCTGTTTCCGCTGCTGCATATTGTAAGCGCATCCTTCAGCTCCCCGGGCGCAGTGTCGTCGGGCAAGGTGTGGCTGTGGCCGGTGGACGTGACCCTGATCGGCTACAAAGCGGTATTCCAGAATTCCAATATTCTGATCGGGTTTGGCAACTCGCTGTTCTATGCCGTTGTCGGCACGCTTGTCAACGTCGCATTCACGGTGATGCTTGCATATCCGTTAGCCCGAAAGACGTTTTACGTTCGCAACCTCATCATGATGCTGCTGGTGTTCACGATGTTTTTTGACGGCGGGCTCATTCCGAACTATCTGCTCGTGAAGTCGCTCGGCATGCTCGACACGCGCTGGGCCATGATCATACCGGGTGCGTTAGCCGTGTTTCAGGTCATCATCGCCAGAACCTTTTTTCAAACCACGATCCCGGAGGAGCTCGCCGAAGCGGCCGAAATGGACGGCAGCAGCGACATTACCTTTTTTCTGAAAATCGTCCTTCCGTTATCCAAGCCGATCCTGGCCGTGCTCGCGCTGATGTACGCCGTCGGCCATTGGAACTCCTATTTCAACGCCCTGATTTATTTAAAGGACAGCAGCCTGTTTCCGCTGCAAATCTTCCTGAGGGATATTCTGATCCTGAATTCCGTCAGCGCCGAGATGGTGACCAACGTGAATGAGCTGCTGGTCCGCGAAGGGCTGAAGGATCTGCTGAAGTATTCGCTGATCGTGGTGGCAAGCGCCCCGGTACTGGTCATTTACCCGTTCGTGCAGAAGTATTTTGTCAAAGGCGTGATGATCGGGTCCTTGAAAGGGTGA
- a CDS encoding DUF4188 domain-containing protein yields MSKVIPGRYTAHMDGSFVVFVIGFRINKWWAVHKWLPVMSAMSPMLQELYRNKEELGFMDGTYHFSGRGLTLIQYWRSFEHLEHYARHGANHLTAWQDFNRKVGTGGDVGIFHETYLVQEGQYECLYNNMPRFGLAKAGAHVSAAGRRETASRRLGREGEPAVPTPPNP; encoded by the coding sequence ATGAGCAAAGTAATTCCAGGTCGATATACCGCCCACATGGACGGTTCTTTCGTTGTATTCGTCATCGGGTTTCGAATTAACAAATGGTGGGCGGTACATAAGTGGCTGCCGGTCATGAGCGCCATGTCCCCGATGCTGCAGGAGCTATACCGGAACAAGGAGGAGCTCGGCTTCATGGACGGTACCTATCATTTTTCGGGGCGCGGGCTTACCCTCATCCAATATTGGAGAAGCTTCGAACACCTCGAGCACTATGCCCGCCACGGAGCCAACCACCTGACGGCATGGCAGGATTTCAACCGCAAGGTCGGAACGGGAGGGGACGTGGGGATTTTTCACGAAACCTATCTGGTCCAGGAAGGCCAGTATGAATGCCTGTACAACAACATGCCGCGCTTCGGTTTGGCCAAAGCCGGAGCCCATGTATCCGCGGCAGGCCGCAGGGAAACGGCAAGCCGTCGGCTTGGCCGCGAGGGTGAACCCGCTGTGCCGACTCCTCCCAATCCCTAG
- a CDS encoding helix-turn-helix domain-containing protein, whose translation MGRKAWFYRQLLSYMPVFFIVISFVFFVFFQMLGEQSRQGAIQANETMIQQAMRSVDNSLKAIDQMLVQELLFNPDMSGFFNQEDQDNVYLNMQAVKAMKQFKVSNPLVDSMVLVRTQDEFVLSSSSTFRLQEYADYDFLQPYLSQVNSEAKWSALRSFREFSFNSTQQVVTLVRDAPFVTHGKGVIAVNIKVDAIHNMIQGMVNPEVSFIHVMDTGGRSLIAGTSGAEHGELVSQAVSPYTGWVYEGGLTQGRVVGIVSQLYNVWFIVGLLMCMAGVVWIVFVTRRNYKPIEAIVSRISKYSQTKTSVLLHGGKQDEFAFIESALESLLEQASSFQQQHREDLLLRKAYLFQQLMEGQYPSHLEQWNEQREAMGLPDLSQPQIVNVIEIDKYPLFCEQYPQQDQYLIKFALKSVVQEIAAGQETMLWTEWISASKLGVLAAAEDQVPNRHVATLLEQARQWVEEHLKLTITVGIGEKAQRYTDIPESYEQARAALKYKMILGDNRIIHYAEVSGEDRGNAFDFLNLIRSMAQSFRLVNKDWQEKYSTLIHNIEQNMLDRDGVVNLADYMMYSLGREMSCMAKEFQELWLTEGQPALRNALQSSDTLEELEQELGEALSALYDSILALMEGRNHADTIQKVRLFMEQNSSNPDLSLNYLSERFGMNWKTLSKLFREETGQKFVDYLIELRMTHARRLLEETLLPVQDIATEVGYSNAISFGRMFKKLMGMSPGDYREQAAIKQQKFGN comes from the coding sequence ATGGGAAGGAAAGCGTGGTTTTACCGTCAGCTTTTATCGTATATGCCGGTCTTCTTTATCGTGATTTCCTTTGTGTTTTTTGTCTTTTTCCAAATGCTCGGGGAACAGTCGCGGCAGGGCGCGATCCAGGCTAATGAGACGATGATTCAGCAGGCGATGCGTTCGGTCGACAATTCGCTGAAGGCCATCGATCAGATGCTGGTGCAGGAATTGCTGTTCAACCCTGATATGTCGGGATTTTTCAATCAAGAGGATCAGGACAACGTCTATTTGAACATGCAGGCCGTGAAGGCCATGAAGCAGTTCAAGGTTTCCAACCCGCTTGTGGATTCCATGGTCCTCGTTCGAACCCAGGATGAATTCGTCCTAAGCTCTTCGTCCACTTTCCGTTTGCAGGAGTATGCGGATTATGACTTTCTCCAGCCTTATCTGAGCCAGGTCAATAGCGAAGCAAAATGGAGTGCCCTGCGGAGTTTCCGGGAATTCAGCTTTAACAGCACGCAGCAGGTGGTCACCCTGGTACGGGATGCCCCCTTCGTTACCCATGGCAAAGGCGTGATTGCCGTCAATATCAAGGTGGACGCCATACATAACATGATTCAGGGCATGGTTAATCCCGAAGTTAGTTTCATTCATGTGATGGACACGGGGGGCCGTTCCTTGATCGCCGGCACCTCAGGCGCCGAGCACGGGGAACTTGTGTCCCAAGCGGTATCCCCTTACACCGGATGGGTTTACGAAGGGGGGCTTACCCAAGGCAGGGTGGTGGGTATCGTCAGCCAATTGTACAATGTCTGGTTTATCGTCGGCCTTCTGATGTGCATGGCCGGCGTGGTCTGGATCGTATTCGTCACGCGCCGGAACTATAAGCCGATCGAAGCCATCGTGTCCCGGATTTCGAAATATTCGCAGACCAAAACGAGCGTTCTGCTCCATGGCGGCAAACAGGATGAGTTTGCTTTTATCGAATCGGCGCTGGAGAGCCTGCTGGAACAGGCGAGCAGCTTTCAGCAGCAGCACCGTGAAGATTTGCTCCTGCGCAAAGCGTACCTGTTTCAGCAGCTGATGGAGGGACAGTATCCTTCTCATCTGGAGCAGTGGAACGAGCAGCGCGAAGCCATGGGGCTGCCGGACCTGTCCCAACCACAGATCGTCAATGTCATCGAAATCGATAAATACCCGCTGTTTTGCGAACAGTATCCCCAGCAGGACCAGTATCTGATCAAGTTTGCCTTAAAAAGCGTCGTTCAAGAAATTGCGGCCGGGCAGGAAACGATGCTTTGGACGGAATGGATTTCAGCCTCGAAGCTGGGAGTTCTCGCGGCAGCGGAAGATCAGGTTCCGAATCGGCATGTGGCCACGCTGCTGGAGCAAGCCCGCCAGTGGGTGGAGGAGCACCTGAAGCTGACCATAACCGTTGGCATCGGGGAGAAAGCGCAGCGGTATACGGATATCCCGGAATCCTATGAGCAGGCACGCGCCGCATTGAAATACAAAATGATCCTCGGCGACAACCGAATCATTCATTACGCCGAAGTATCCGGTGAGGACCGGGGGAATGCATTCGATTTTCTGAACCTGATCCGCTCGATGGCGCAGTCCTTCCGGCTCGTCAACAAGGATTGGCAGGAGAAATACAGCACCCTTATCCATAACATCGAGCAGAACATGCTGGACCGGGACGGCGTGGTGAACCTGGCGGATTACATGATGTACTCGCTGGGACGCGAAATGTCCTGCATGGCGAAGGAATTTCAGGAATTATGGCTTACGGAGGGGCAGCCTGCCTTACGGAACGCGCTTCAGTCGTCCGATACGCTGGAGGAGCTGGAACAGGAACTCGGGGAGGCTTTATCCGCTCTGTACGACAGCATCCTCGCTCTCATGGAGGGCCGAAATCATGCGGACACGATTCAGAAGGTACGCTTGTTTATGGAGCAGAACTCGAGCAACCCGGACCTGTCCCTCAATTATTTAAGCGAACGCTTCGGAATGAACTGGAAAACGCTGAGCAAGCTGTTCCGGGAGGAGACCGGCCAGAAATTCGTGGATTATTTGATCGAGCTGCGGATGACCCATGCCCGAAGACTGCTGGAAGAAACCCTGCTGCCCGTACAGGATATCGCCACCGAAGTCGGGTATTCCAACGCCATCTCGTTTGGCCGGATGTTTAAAAAGCTGATGGGAATGTCGCCGGGGGATTATCGTGAGCAAGCTGCTATCAAGCAGCAGAAATTCGGGAATTAA
- a CDS encoding TetR/AcrR family transcriptional regulator, with the protein MQHPDIPLRELKKAKNKIALYEAGLSLMKDRMFSQVMLEDICRSAEISKVTFFKFYQRKEDLLIYFMRVWLTDRMIEIDQEGKKGFQAFRHLLSEVAKEHQVRPGMMPSLISFLAEQNMQPCMPELSRAEVSLLFPDHEEAGSESPNMHALFERFMKEEAQAGRLNKALTLEQAVQICFTVFYGAFLTAQLYNSTEIGCFYETHLGLLEIKEGE; encoded by the coding sequence TTGCAACATCCGGATATCCCATTAAGGGAGCTAAAAAAAGCCAAGAACAAAATCGCGCTGTACGAAGCGGGATTATCTTTGATGAAGGATCGGATGTTCAGCCAGGTCATGCTGGAGGACATCTGCAGGAGCGCCGAAATATCCAAGGTCACTTTTTTCAAGTTCTATCAACGCAAAGAGGATTTGCTGATTTATTTTATGCGGGTTTGGCTGACCGATCGGATGATCGAGATCGACCAGGAAGGGAAAAAAGGGTTTCAGGCATTCCGCCATCTGCTGTCCGAGGTCGCTAAGGAGCATCAAGTAAGGCCGGGCATGATGCCGAGTTTGATCTCTTTTCTCGCGGAGCAGAACATGCAGCCCTGCATGCCGGAGCTGAGCCGGGCGGAAGTATCGCTGCTCTTTCCCGATCACGAGGAAGCGGGAAGCGAATCGCCCAACATGCATGCTCTATTCGAGCGGTTCATGAAGGAGGAAGCTCAAGCCGGCAGGCTAAATAAAGCCTTAACCTTGGAGCAAGCCGTACAGATTTGTTTCACCGTTTTTTACGGGGCGTTTCTGACGGCCCAGTTGTACAATTCCACGGAAATCGGCTGCTTTTACGAAACGCACCTAGGTCTGCTCGAAATCAAGGAAGGGGAGTGA
- a CDS encoding ABC transporter permease has product MSSAIPVPADAQAPTNLPSNKPMNRTRKKLMKHWQFYLLVFFPLVYIILFKYVPMFGVLIAFKEYNVVQGIFGSPWVGFDYFRQLFDAPFFWQYVRNTLEISLYGLLVGFPAPILLALALNEIRNGRFKKTVQMVTYAPYFISTVVIVSILIVNLSPNTGLMSNLFRALGLETVDFLGVPELFKSIYVWSDVWQFTGYGAIIYIAALAGVNPDLYEAARVDGATRFQKIINIDIPSLFPVIVILLILNLGNLMSLGFEKIYLMQNPLNQNTSEVISTYVYKVGLLGANFSFSAAIGLFNSVINFILLVIVNYVSRKVSSTSLW; this is encoded by the coding sequence ATGAGCAGCGCAATCCCAGTACCTGCAGATGCACAGGCACCAACGAATCTACCATCGAACAAGCCCATGAACCGAACGAGGAAGAAGCTGATGAAGCACTGGCAGTTCTACCTGCTCGTGTTCTTCCCGTTAGTCTACATCATCCTCTTCAAATACGTTCCGATGTTTGGCGTACTGATTGCATTCAAGGAATACAACGTCGTACAGGGGATCTTCGGCAGTCCCTGGGTAGGGTTCGATTATTTCCGGCAATTATTCGACGCACCGTTCTTCTGGCAGTATGTCCGCAACACGCTCGAGATTTCCCTGTACGGCCTGCTGGTCGGATTCCCTGCACCCATTCTGTTGGCGCTGGCCCTGAATGAGATCAGGAACGGCCGATTCAAGAAAACCGTCCAGATGGTGACCTACGCGCCGTACTTTATTTCAACGGTTGTCATCGTCTCGATTCTGATCGTGAACCTCTCGCCCAACACCGGGCTGATGAGCAACCTGTTCCGGGCGCTGGGACTGGAAACCGTTGATTTTCTCGGCGTGCCGGAGCTGTTCAAATCGATCTATGTCTGGTCCGATGTATGGCAGTTCACCGGTTACGGCGCCATCATCTATATTGCGGCCTTGGCGGGAGTCAATCCCGATTTGTACGAGGCGGCCCGAGTGGACGGGGCGACCCGGTTTCAAAAAATCATCAATATCGATATTCCCAGCTTGTTTCCGGTCATCGTCATTTTGCTCATATTGAATCTGGGCAATCTGATGAGCCTGGGCTTCGAGAAAATCTATCTCATGCAAAACCCGCTGAATCAGAACACGTCCGAGGTCATCTCCACCTATGTGTACAAGGTCGGCCTGCTCGGAGCCAACTTCAGCTTCTCCGCCGCCATCGGCCTGTTCAATTCCGTTATCAATTTCATTCTCTTGGTCATCGTCAATTACGTATCCAGAAAAGTCTCATCCACAAGTCTATGGTAG